A region of Halictus rubicundus isolate RS-2024b chromosome 17, iyHalRubi1_principal, whole genome shotgun sequence DNA encodes the following proteins:
- the LOC143362691 gene encoding haloacid dehalogenase-like hydrolase domain-containing 5: MAIMKILLRPDIARFTVVRHLSIKPKFGLLFDIDGVIVRGKNVLPPVPEAFKRLQGKDGKFRVPTVFVTNSGNALRSQKAADLSKWIGFEVKESQVVMAHSPLRLFQHYHNKRVLISGQGSIKEIARELGFHNTISIEELVKNFPSLDYVNMKKRNPLCGPVDPSFPSIEGIVLISEPVSWETPLQLMVDLLMTNGMPSSLPKELPYPHIPILACNMDLLWVSEAPIPRYGHGAFLLCLESLYKKITGKDMLYSALVGKPAEVTYYYGNHMLRKHAESIGITHNVDTIYAIGDNINTDIFGANLYDKYLSRYGAKDALAPKKLQKLLGRDVEKPSAKACISILVETGVHRRESTFVAEHCPRDFIPVDDSLCKPAFIVKDVGEAINLAFKEEKFD, from the exons ATGGCAATTATGAAGATATTGCTACGACCAGACATCGCGAGGTTTACAGTTGTCAGA CATTTAAGTATCAAACCAAAGTTTGGTTTACTATTTGACATAGATGGTGTGATAGTACGTGGTAAAAATGTATTGCCGCCTGTGCCAGAGGCCTTCAAGCGACTCCAAGGGAAAGATGGAAAGTTCCGTGTACCAACTGTATTTGTTACCAATAGTGGAAATGCCCTGCGCAGTCAGAAGGCGGCGGATCTATCCAAATGGATAGGATTTGAAGTGAAGGAGTCTCAGGTGGTGATGGCCCATTCGCCTTTGAGATTGTTTCAACATTATCACAATAAACGTGTTTTAATATCTGGTCAAGGTTCAATTAAAGAAATAGCTCGGGAACTGGGCTTTCACAACACCATAAGTATCGAGGAACTAGTAAAAAATTTCCCATCTTTGGATTATGTTAACATGAAAAAGAGAAATCCGCTATGCGGTCCTGTAGATCCAAGCTTTCCTAGCATCGAGGGTATCGTGTTGATCAGCGAGCCAGTTTCTTGGGAAACTCCATTACAACTAATGGTAGATCTTCTGATGACCAATGGGATGCCTTCTAGCTTGCCCAAAGAACTTCCTTATCCTCACATTCCAATCTTGGCATGTAACATGGACCTTTTGTGGGTATCCGAAGCTCCGATTCCCAGATACGGGCACGGCGCCTTCCTACTCTGTCTGGAGTCACTTTACAAGAAGATTACTGGAAAAGATATGCTCTATTCTGCTCTGGTTGGAAAACCCGCTGAAGTTACCTATTATTACGGGAATCATATGCTTCGGAAGCATGCTGAAAGTATTGGAATAACTCATAACGTCGACACGATATACGCTATTGG GGACAACATCAACACCGACATCTTTGGGGCAAATTTGTACGACAAGTATTTATCCCGTTACGGAGCGAAGGATGCTCTAGCGCCTAAGAAACTTCAGAAACTGCTTGGTAGGGACGTAGAGAAACCAAGCGCGAAAGCTTGTATCAGTATTTTAGTGGAAACCGGGGTCCATCGACGGGAGTCGACCTTCGTAGCGGAACACTGTCCCAGAGATTTCATACCGGTCGACGACAGCTTGTGCAAACCTGCGTTCATAGTGAAAGACGTTGGCGAAGCTATCAATCTCGCGTTCAAAGAGGAGAAATTTGACTGA
- the LOC143362563 gene encoding ras GTPase-activating-like protein IQGAP1 — MFRSMRFENETKYLIGTPVPRCTCSRILNAFKFLGFNVPPRYHVWVLSFSSLIVFHSSFDMIDIDDKLINHEKGTDARKSAEEMDKQRQKTLAYEYLCHLEEAKKWMEACLRETLPATTELEENLRNGVYLAKLAHFMAPETLPVNKIYDSEQKRFAAAGLQFRHTDNINHFLKSLKSMQLPLTFQPETTDIYDKKNMPRVIYCIHALSTHLFKLGKAPQIQDLYGKVNFTEEEINAVSRELKKYGIQMPSFQKIGGLFASSMQIDAATLHAAVIAINQVIMEKDYDKILNKLQNKVVQLNNVIPDYIKEYSDTLLEAKESKTQTALNRSLNDSYVPDVYDELLTQAEIQGHINYVNVQYALKNVTRSIRYKNNEFLNALVTPTLCLKNISHENAELYKEQLMKLLESSEWNNMYSENQHHWKQLLQKGIDKANELALISCKRNDAMKHLNSVLQTGVQADFYSALRDANLGLSDRIDEFAMSLYFEEMKADRTESQNDLSYSDVIASLRVLSSIAHISKAIDTGNPDLIYQALSNPDCHVSGLSHENKVKYYRALAAVRCEKQIVSEECPLLAYVDIQECIDVVNQQCQNDDDVIQVLRQLNSAVAESDRNGILTALKDTALKLQKPTSLEDASLYLKLFKKCLVEKHFDGSELWLEDVETVTQIVAAEAETVQNACTFLSQVNLGLQKNDMLFTIDCLQTFGFKIPDEYKAECFQNLCDLRKIKTESNECSLVRFVTPKGNESYLDLEKYNYTWDCPKNMSGTFYIDMGDIKKIVRSTTMREQEMHKINKQITRLQALARGYLSRKRISDRFTHFYENVHKIIQIQSWWRSLIQRKRYAQMLEDKRKRDAENQQNTYENVKARFEDILETYREHEEKIMRIQAMWRGRAERRAFRSLLHMDKPPFPVVRHFSAILNFNAEDYDRDLQLQHLKHEVVKSIRHNQVLSQQLDSMDIKIGLLIQNRITLQDVVAHGKSLETLAKQKQANREQKSIHADSVSSHKGLKSLTKEGRKMLDGYQNLFYALQTNPTYLSKLLFLLPQSKTNKFLQNVILTLFNFGSNIREEYLLLKLFRSALQEEIRSKFQKPSEVVTGNPLVLKMVVNYARQLNGQRALRQIVGPIIEKILADRTLSIETNPVDIYKCWRNQLEMETGETLDLPYTVTQQEALNYEQVQIRLNKGIQLLQSTVLEFLSKITESRDLIPYGMLYMARVLNDSLTEKFPNAPEKDILKVVGNLIYYHFINAAIVAPDAFDIITLPIDRSLSNDQRRNLASIAKILQFAASKKGFGEEATHLVCLNSFIIECHEKFKRFFRYCCQIEDLEEHFCIHQYTEATLIHKPEIYISLQEICDTHCLMLEYQDQIDLDPMDPLHDLLDDLGPAPTLQSLLGISNNTSEANLARFGKTEVCLVLTNKFQVPENGDDNLNRLFIKTKELLVSVLQFLKGQTLVDALETSCSPVQEKLYDVKCSSMSPTINIMHKSSSLNDCKLQLRAYLNKLELGGWVSQADGYQNIITAVAKDLCNKGKYRIIRNKELQTLRITKQRLEEKCKYYQEQVEYYSEYIQRCLENLHTGKGSLRAFKAIQKNNHGKLRSKMTLKYSAAKLQEKGVLLEVDGLPQSQFKNVIFEISPTEHSGLFSVRCKFMGVEMEKIDIDIQKLLELQFEGSPIMDMFGKAKVNVNLLLYLLNRKFYGKT; from the exons ATGTTTCGTTCAATGAGATTCGAGAACGAGACAAAGTATTTAATTGGCACGCCTGTTCCGAGGTGCACCTGCTCTAGAATTTTAAACGCGTTTAAATTTCTGGGATTTAACGTACCGCCTCGTTATCACGTATGGGTTTTATCGTTTTCCTCGTTAATTGTGTTTCATTCTTCTTTCGACATGATCGACATCGATGACAAGTTGATTAACCATGAGAAAG GTACTGATGCTCGTAAGTCAGCGGAGGAGATGGACAAACAACGTCAGAAAACGCTCGCATACGAATACCTCTGTCACTTGGAAGAAGCTAAAAA ATGGATGGAAGCTTGTTTGAGGGAAACACTTCCAGCCACCACTGAACTagaagaaaatttaaggaaCGGCGTATACCTGGCGAAACTTGCACATTTCATGGCCCCTGAAACTCTACCAGTCAATAAAATTTATGATTCTGAACAGAAACGTTTTGCAGCGGCTGGTTTACAATTTCGTCATACCGACAATATTAATCATTTCTTAAAATCCTTAAAATCCATGCAATTGCCATTG ACTTTCCAACCAGAGACAACTGATATCTATGACAAGAAGAATATGCCACGTGTAATATATTGCATTCATGCACTCAGCACGCATTTATTTAAATTGGGCAAAGCTCCACAAATTCAGGACCTGTATGGAAAAGTCAATTTTACAG AGGAAGAGATAAATGCAGTCAGTAGAGAGTTAAAAAAATATGGAATACAAATGCCATCCTTTCAAAAAATTGGGGGCCTTTTTGCAAGTAGCATGCAAATTGATGCTGCCACTCTTCATGCTGCAGTTATAGCAATCAACCAAGTAATCATGGAAAAg GATTATGACAAAATACTGAATAAACTACAGAATAAGGTAGTACAGTTGAACAATGTTATACCTGACTACATCAAAGAATATAGTGATACTTTACTGGAAGCTAAAGAGTCTAAGACACAAACTGCTCTCAACAGA TCCCTCAACGACAGTTATGTACCAGATGTATATGATGAACTTCTAACTCAAGCAGAAATTCAAGGACATATTAATTACGTTAATG TTCAATACGCGCTGAAGAACGTCACCCGTTCTATTCGCTATAAGAACAACGAATTTTTGAATGCTTTAGTAACACCTACCTTATGCTTAAAA AATATATCGCACGAGAATGCAGAATTGTATAAAGAACAGTTAATGAAATTACTGGAAAGCTCTGAATGGAATAATATGTATTCAGAAAATCAGCATCATTGGAAACAACTGCTCCAGAAAGGAATTGACAAAGCAAATGAACTCGCACTGATATCTTGTAAAC GCAATGATGCGATGAAACATTTGAATTCGGTACTACAAACTGGAGTGCAAGCTGATTTTTATAGTGCTCTGAGAGATGCTAATCTCGGATTATCAGACAGAATCGATGAATTTGCAATGTCACTGTATTTTGAAGAAATGAAAGCGGACCGTACAGAATCTCAG AACGACCTTTCGTACAGCGATGTAATAGCTAGTCTACGCGTGTTATCGTCGATCGCACACATTAGTAAAGCTATAGACACTGGAAACCCAGACTTGATTTATCAAGCATTATCGAATCCGGATTGCCATGTCTCT GGATTGAGTCATGAGAATAAGGTAAAATATTATAGAGCATTGGCAGCGGTTCGGTGTGAAAAGCAAATCGTTTCCGAAGAGTGCCCGTTGCTGGCATACGTCGATATTCAAGAGTGCATTGACGTTGTTAATCAGCAATGCCAGAATGACGATGACG TCATTCAGGTGCTAAGACAATTAAATTCGGCTGTTGCGGAAAGCGATCGAAACGGAATCTTAACTGCCTTGAAAGACACCGCTCTGAAATTACAAAAGCCCACTTCACTCGAAGATGCGTCCCTctatttgaaattatttaaaaagtgtcTCGTTGAAAAGCATTTCGATGGCTCCGAGTTGTGGCTAGAAGACGTAGAAACTGTAACACAAATCGTTGCTGCGGAGGCTGAAACTGTTCAGAATG CTTGTACATTTCTGTCGCAAGTAAATCTAGGTTTGCAGAAGAACGATATGTTGTTCACGATCGATTGTCTTCAGACATTCGGTTTCAAAATCCCGGACGAATACAAGGCAGAATGCTTTCAAAATTTGTGCGATTTAAGAAAAATCAAG ACGGAAAGTAACGAATGCTCGCTTGTACGTTTTGTGACTCCCAAAGGCAATGAATCATATTTGGACctggaaaaatataattacaCATGGGACTGTCCTAAAAACATGTCGGGAACATTTTATATCGATATGGGGGATATAAAG AAAATAGTAAGGAGTACTACCATGAGAGAACAAGAAATgcacaaaataaataaacaaataacacGATTGCAAGCACTTGCACGCGGTTATCTGTCGCGTAAACGAATTTCAGATAGATTCACTCATTTTTACGAGAACGTGCATAAAATCATTCAAATACAATCATGGTGGAGGAGTTTAATTCAGCGGAAAAGATATGCCCAAATGCTGGAAGATAAACGTAAACGAGACGCAGAAAATCAACAGAATACGTACGAGAATGTTAAAGCCCGGTTTGAAGATATATTGGAAACGTATAGAGAACAT GAGGAAAAGATTATGAGAATACAAGCTATGTGGCGTGGCCGAGCAGAAAGACGAGCTTTCCGTTCACTATTGCACATGGACAAACCACCCTTCCCAGTTGTTCGACACTTCTCAGCGATTCTGAATTTCAACGCTGAAGACTATGACAGAGATTTGCAGCTCCAA cACTTGAAACACGAAGTAGTGAAAAGCATTAGGCACAATCAGGTTTTGTCGCAGCAATTAGATAGTATGGACATAAAAATAGGATTACTTATCCAAAATAGAATTACGCTACAG GATGTTGTGGCACACGGGAAAAGCTTAGAAACTCTTGCTAAGCAGAAACAAGCGAACAGAGAGCAAAAGAGCATTCACGCTGATAGTGTTTCATCGCACAAAGGTCTGAAATCGTTGACAAAAGAGGGGCGGAAAATGTTGGACGGATACCAAAATTTGTTTTACGCTTTACAAACTAATCCCACGTATTTATCGAAATTGCTGTTTCTCTTGCCTCAAAGCAAGACTAACAAATTTCTCCAGAATGTAATCTTGACATTGTTCAATTTCGGTTCGAACATTAGggaagaatatttattattgaagCTATTTAGAAGTGCTCTGCAAGAGGAAATTAG GTCCAAATTTCAAAAACCGTCCGAAGTTGTGACTGGGAACCCACTCGTCCTGAAAATGGTGGTAAACTACGCGCGACAATTAAATGGCCAAAGGGCTTTGAGGCAAATTGTAGGTCcgattattgaaaaaattttagCTGACCGAACGTTGAGCATAGAAACAAATCCCGTGGACATCTACAAATGCTGGAGAAATCAATTAGAAATGGAAACGGGAGAAACACT GGATCTTCCGTATACTGTAACGCAACAAGAGGCTTTAAATTATGAACAAGTACAGATAAGACTGAACAAAGGAATACAATTGCTGCAAAGTACTGTTTTAGAGTTCTTATCGAAAATCACTGAATCCAGAGATCTCATACCATACGGAATGTTGTACATGGCAAGGGTTTTGAACGACTCTTTAACCGAGAAATTCCCAAATGCTCCGGAGAAAGATATATTGAAAGTAGTGGGCAATCTTATTTACTATCACTTCATTAATGCGGCGATTGTGGCACCAGATGCTTTCGATATAATTACATTACCGATTGACCGGTCATTGTCGAACGATCAACGAAGAAACTTGGCTAGCATCgcgaaaatattacaatttgcaGCATCCAAAAAAGGG TTCGGAGAGGAAGCAACGCATTTGGTCTGCTTAAACTCGTTTATAATCGAGTGCCATGAGAAATTCAAACGTTTCTTCCGCTATTGTTGTCAGATTGAAGATTTGGAGGAACACTTTTGCATTCACCAGTACACCGAGGCTACTTTAATTCACAAACCGGAAATATATATTTCGTTACAG GAGATCTGTGATACTCACTGTCTCATGCTGGAGTATCAGGATCAGATAGACTTGGATCCAATGGATCCCCTGCACGATTTACTGGACGATCTAGGTCCCGCACCCACTCTACAATCTTTACTTGGCATCT CCAATAACACGAGCGAGGCAAATTTGGCTCGATTCGGGAAAACGGAAGTGTGTCTGGTACTCACCAACAAATTCCAAGTGCCGGAAAACGGAGACGACAACTTGAACAGGCTTTTCATCAAAACCAAGGAGCTGTTGGTTTCTGTCCTCCAATTCTTGAAAGGTCAGACCTTAGTGGACGCATTAGAAACTTCCTGTTCGCCTGTGCAGGAAAAATTATACGACGTCAAGTGTTCCAGTATGTCGCCCACGATAAACATTATGCATAAAAG CTCGTCCTTGAACGACTGTAAGCTACAGCTGCGTGCGTATCTTAATAAATTGGAACTCGGAGGATGGGTCAGCCAAGCAGACGGATACCAGAACATTATCACAGCGGTGGCCAAAGATCTTTGCAACAAAGGGAAGTATCGGATTATTCGGAACAAAGAGTTGCAGACGTTGCGAATAACTAAACAGAGGCTGGAAGAAAAGTGCAAATACTATCAAGAACAGGTCGAATATTACAGTGAATATATTCAGCGGTGTTTAGAGAACTTGCACACGGGAAAAGG GTCTTTGCGAGCATTCAAGGCGATTCAAAAGAACAATCACGGGAAGCTAAGGTccaagatgaccttgaaatactCTGCCGCAAAGCTGCAAGAGAAAGGCGTACTGTTAGAAGTCGATGGACTTCCGCAGTCACAGTTCAAGaatgtaatcttcgaaattagTCCGACGGAGCACAGCGGCCTTTTCAGCGTACGTTGCAAGTTCATGGGCGTAGAAATGGAGAAAATCGACATCGACATACAAAAATTGCTCGAGCTGCAATTCGAGGGATCGCCGATCATGGACATGTTTGGTAAAGCAAAGGTTAACGTGAACTTGTTGTTATATTTATTGAATCGAAAGTTTTACGGTAAAACTTGA